Below is a window of Numenius arquata chromosome 28, bNumArq3.hap1.1, whole genome shotgun sequence DNA.
AGGGCGCGGCTGTTGCTGCTGGTGCGGCTGTGTCCTGCTGTGGCTATGGGCAAATATGGCTGTCGCTGCGTGGGCAActggtgttgtgtgtgtggttgttgCTTTCAGGTTGTTGCAACATGTGTGATtgttggggtgtgtgtgcttGTTGCTGCAggtgtggcttttgctttcaggGTGTTGGTATGTATGTGGTTGTTGCTTTGTGTGTGGCTCTTGCTTTCAGGGTGTGGCTACATGTGGTGGTGTTGCTGCCTGTATGGTTGTTGCTCCATGTGCAGCTGTTGCTCTGTGTGCAGCTGTTGCTTTCAGGCTGTTGTTACACGTGTGGTTGTTGCTGCCTGTGCATCTGTTGCTATGTGTGTGACTGTTGCTTACAGGCTCTTGCTACAGGTGCGACTGTTGGGGTGTGTGGTTGTTGTTCAGTGTGTGGCTGTTGCTTTCCGGTTGTTGTCACATGTCTGGTGCTTACTTTCTGTGCGACTATTGCTTTCAAGTTGTTGCTACTTGTATGACTCTTGCTTTCAAGTTGTTGCTACATGTGTGGTTGTTGCTACCTGTGTGGTTGCTCCTATGTGTGTGGTTGTTGCTACCCATATGATTGTTGCTTTCAGGTTGTTGCTACCCATACAGCTGTTGCTCTCAGGTTGTTGCTACCTCTGTGGCTGTCACTACACCCATAGCTACGCCAGGACCGTTGTCACTGGCCATACGGCTGTTTTGACACACACCAGTGTTGTGGCATGTCCGGCTGTAGCCACACACAGGGCTGTTGCCGGTGGCATGCGGTTGTACCCACACCCACCGCCATTCCCGGCCCATGCAGCCGCCCACGGTTTCCTCGAGGGATCGACGATGGGCTACAGGCAGCCGTAGGGGTGTTGTGGGGTGCGGGGATGACTGTTGGGTGTTGAcgtgcaccccccccccccgccccacgttACAGCTCTCCTATGGCTCCAGCTCCCCCGCCCTCTCCAACCGCCAGCGCTTCCCCACCTTCTTCCGCACCCACCCCTCGGCCACCCTGCACAACCCCACCCGTGTCCAGCTCTTCAAGAAGTGGGGCTGGACCAAGATCGCCACCATCCAGCAGACCACGGAGGTCTTCACTTCGGTACGCACACCGGCAACCCACCCCCACCACCTGCCGCTGTCACCCCCACCCcactccaccccaccccaaatctctgccccacaacccctcgccgacctcccccccccccccccatcctgaaCCTGGTGACGTCTGGGTCCATGTTGACCCCTGGTGAGCAACCCACCTCCCAACCCCTGCTTGATGCCCCCCAACCCCGCTGTCCTCCCCAGACTCACTCTGCACTCTCTTTaccctctgccccccaccctgcctgcccccccctcccctccgcctgcttcccacccctcctaccctttccccccaccccgtcaACCAGACCCTGGATGACTTGGACCAGCGGGTGAAGGAAGCCGGTTTGGAGATCACCTTCCGCCAGAGCTTCTTCTCTGACCCTGCTGCGCCTGTCCGCAACCTCAAGGTGAGTCCCACCGAGTCCTTGTCCCCACCAAGTCCtcccccacggcaccccacaaCCCTTGGGGGGGCAGGTGGagccaagtcctgccacccccaaaggCAGCAGAGACACCTCAAGATGCTCGGGTCACCGGGGAATCTCCTCCAGCCAGGAGATGGGGAGCGATGTCCATGACCTGGATGTGCCAGTGCCAAGGTTCTGGTCCTCCTCAGCAGCCCTATGCAAAGTTATGCAAATGAGGGTGGGTGGGATTGACCATCTGGGAGTGAAGGGGAGCAGAAGTCCCACCACAGGGTGACTTGTCTCCCTCCAGCGCCAGGACGCCCGTATCATTGTGGGGCTCTTCTACGAGACGGAGGCACGGAAGGTCTTCTGCGAGGTGAGGGGTGGAAAGgggggatgtggtggtggtggggggcacCACGGGAGGCTTGCAGGAGGATGGCACCTTAGGTGGTGTGCAGCAGAGAAGGGTGGGTGGGCATCAGGTGGACGTGGGGCAGTTGGGGGGTGGGCAATGGAGTGGAGGATGGTGAGATGCGTGGTTGAGTGGGCAGAAAGCTGTTAGGGTGGATGGGAGGAAGTGTGGATAGATGTGAGTGTGGTGGaacggatggatggagggatggatggatgagcaAGCAGGTGGGATGATGGGAAAAGAAATGATTGAGTGGAGGCACAGGGTGATGAGTGGATGGACAGGATGGACAGATGGGGTGCTGGGAAGGCTGAGCAGAAGCATGGGGTGAAGGGTGGATGGACATAGGTCCTGCTGGATGGACATGATGAGGAGATGAGCGATGGGTGACTGGATGGGATGGGGTGAAGAGTGATGGACGGAAGGATGGGGTGAAGGGTAAGACCGCTCCCCCTTGGCCCACACAGGTCTACAAGGAGAAGCTCTACGGCAAGAAGTACGTCTGGTTTCTCATTGGCTGGTACGCCGACAACTGGTTCCGTATCAAGGACCCGGCCATCAACTGCACCGAGGCGGAGATGGCCGAGGCCGTGGAAGGTCATGTCACCACCGAGATTGTTATGCTCAACCCTGAGAACACCCGCAGCATCTCCAACATGGTATGGGGAGGATGGGGGCACCAGATGGCACCCCCAGGGGGTCCACTCCATCCCACCCACCACATCACCACCATCTTCTTCCCCGGCCCAGACGTCCCAGGAGTTCATCGAGAAGCTGCAGAAGCGGTTGGGCAAGAATCCTGAGGAGACAGGCGGTTTCCAGGAAGCCCCACTGGCCTACGATGCCATCTGGGCGCTGGCCCTGGCCCTCAACAAGACCTCAGCGGAGCTGGTCAAGAAGGGCTTGCGCCTGGAGGACTTCAACTACAACAACAAGAACATCACCGACGAGATCTACCGGGCCCTCAACTCCTCTGCCTTCGAGGGCGTCTCGGTGCGTTGCCCCCACCTGAGTCCCTGCCAGTCCCTGGCCCCGGCATGTCCTCTTCTCCCCAACAAGGTCTCCATGTCCTCAACTCCTCCACCTTCAAGGTCATGCTAAAGGTGCCTTGAAGGCATCTGTCAAGGGTGTCCCCATGAACTATCCTAAAACTCCCAGAGAAAACGTTCTCCCCGTCGGGGACGTGGTGCTGCTGCCTGACAGGTCCCCAacacccatctccatcccaccccacaggGACACGTCGTCTTCGATGCCAGCGGCTCCCGCATGGCCTGGACACTCATCGAGCAGCTGCAAGGTGAGTGACCCCAGGCATACCAGGGTGACACTGTCACCGTGTTGCATGTGGTGACCACCACAGAGCATCCTGCAAAACCCCTTCGTGGCAACAGCCAGAACTCGGCGTTGTGGCCACGTTGTCCACACGATGGCAGCACACAACCACCCCAAGACATGCACTGCAATGAGTCCCACCACTGCACAACCTCTCAAGGGGTGGCAACACACAGGGGACAACCCTATTCTCCACACCCTCTTTGGCCACGTGTCCAACAGGACGTGCAGCCTCACCAACACATGGCTGCTCCTGCGTGTGACAGAGCAAGGCCCAGAGGTGGAGGAGCTTTGGGGGACAAGCAAGGAGCTTGGGATGAGAAAGTCATCAAGAGTAGTTGGCTGTGGATTTACCAAGGAGAAGTCACGTCACACGACCAATTTGACCATCTTCTGCTGGCTTGGTAGAGAAGGgaagagcagtggacattgtctaccttggCTTCAGGAAGGTTTTCAACACTATCTCCCAGAAGATCCTCGTAGAGAAGATGGTGAAGTCTGGGTTGGAtgagtgaggtggactgaaaactgattGAACTGGTCCAGGGGGTGAGGATCAGTGGCAGAAGGTCCGGTTGGAGGCCAATCACCAGCAGTGCACCCCAGGGGTggatactgggtccagtcctgttcaacatcttcatcaatgatctggatgatggggcagagagTACCCTCAGCcactttgctgatgacaccacactgggaggagtggctgaggtgCCAGAGgttcatgctgccatccagaaggatgttgacaggctggagaagtggccTGAGAGGAAcatcatgagattcaacaaggggAAGTACTCCAGGAACCACCCCAGGCACCAGGAGAGGCTGGGCGTCaaccagctttgcagaaaaggcccacggagtcctggtggacaccaaggtGAACCATGAGTCATGATGTGGCAAAGGTGGCCAACAgtgtcctgggctgcaccagGAGAGGAGTGCTGGAGTAGGTCAAGGAGGTGGTGCTCCCCTCAACATTGATGAAGCCACCCCTGCCATGATGGGGCTTCCCAGTACAACAGAACTCCTGGAGAGCATCCAgcgaagggccatgaagatgatgaagggactggagtcaGGAGGCTCCAGCTGaacatcagaaaccactttttCATAGTGgaggtgaccaagcactggcagaaggtgcccagagaggtggtggagtctccatccttggagccaACCAAACGCCCCATGGATGTGGTCATGGACAATGGGCCCTTGGTGGTCCTGATTGAGCATGGGGATGCCCCAGATGACCCccagaagttccttccaaccccccaACCAGTCTGTGATCCTGTGGGGGTGTGCACCAACACTGGAGGGgtgtctctcctccttccctcccacctcacTCATCTCTGTTGCCCTTGCAGGAGGTGTCTACAAGAAGATCGGCTACTATGACAGCACCAAGGACAACCTGTCCTGGTACAACAACGACAAGTGGATTGGTGAGCAACGCCACACGTGGGGTGGGACCGGAGGGGGTCACTGCCATGGGGAAAGGTTGGGAAGAcaccccccaccatgtcccctaATTGTGCCATGGGCTCTGCAGGAGGTGCCCCTCCAGCCGATTACACCAAGGTCATCACCACCTTCCGATTCCTGTCCCAGAAGCTCTTCATCTCCGTCTCGGTGCTGGCCTCGTTGGGCATCCTCCTGGCCATCATCTGCCTGGCCTTCAACATCTACAACGGCCATGTCCGGTCAGTGATCCTTCCCGTTTTCTCACTTTTTTGGGGGTGAAATACACCTTTCTGTTTCCataactgctaaaaaaaaagctcagcagCGGGTGGTTCGCAATACCCAAAGCGGGAAAAAAGGGATGATCTGCTCCCGTGTCCTCCTACAGAAGGTGACGGTGACAAAATGTTGTCGTTAGTAGAGAACCCAGTTGCCTGTTTCTCGCTGCGTGGGAGCACTGGGTGATATCAAGCCTCTGGGTTGTAGCACATGGTTTCCCGTGATGTCACCTTGCGTCCCCATTTCTTGTGTCCTGTTGGGTTGGCTGAACGTCACACCCCACCAATGGCTGAGCACGGTGGCTGGGTGATGTGCCACCTCCTCAACAaccccctcttttcctccccaggtacatCCAGAACTCCCAGCCGTACCTGAACAACATGACGGCCGTGGGCTGCACCCTGGCACTCGCTGCCGTCTTCCCCCTGGGACTTGATGGGTACCACATCGGGCCGGGGCTTTTCCCCTTCGTCTGTCAggtatggggctggtggggtgttgggggggggtaCAGGCAGAGTGGGGACaaccaggggatggggacagaaggAGGAGGAACAGTTGGAGATACAGCCAGGGAATGGGGACAACGAGATGAGAAACAGTTGGAGATACAGCTAGGGGATGGGGACAGTTGGAGGTCATACAGTCGGGAGTAGAGCTGGGGACTCCAAATGAGTTGGTCAAAGGAGGTCCATGGGAGGGGGGGATACACCCCGTGGGGGTGTAGCGGAGGTGGGTACAGCTGGATGGGGAGATACAACCAGTTCTTCCCGACCCCTGTACCCTCCCCAGGCCCGGCTTTGGCTCCTCGGGCTGGGGTTCAGCCTGGCCTATGGCAGCATGTTCACCAAGATCTGGTGGGTCCACACCGTCTTCAccaagaaggaggagaagaaggagaagaggaaggtgaGGGGTGACCTGGTGGGTCATGggaggacttgggggggggggggggggagggtgggggtggcacAGGGTCTCAGTGACACTGTGTTGTCCCCACCCCCAGACCCTGGAGCCTTGGAAGCTGTACGCCACTGTGGGGCTGCTTGTGGGGCTGGATGTGGTCACGCTGATCATCTGGCAAATCGTGGACCCCCTGCACCGCACCATTGAGGTGGGGCAATGCTGGGGGGGGGTGCCCATAGTGTTAGGGTGCTGCTCAAGGTGTTGGggtgttgctggggggggggggggtgtcctctcAACATTGGGGAGAGGCTCAAGGTGTTGGGATGCTGCTGGAAGGATATTCAAGGTGGtgtggtgctgctggagggatgTCCATGGTGTTGGGGTGCTGCTGAGGGGAAGCTCATGGCATTGGGGTgccgctggcgggggggggggtcctctcAATATTGGACAGATGCTCAAGGTGTTGGGGTGCTACTGGAGAGATATTCAAGGTGTTGGGGTGCTGTTGAGGGGGTGTTTCACAACGTTGGGAGGATGCTCATGGCATTGGGGTGCTGCTGAGGGGATGCTCTTGACACTGAGGGGATCTTCATGGTGTTGGGGCGATGCTCATGGTGTCGGGGTGCTTCTGGGGGACCCCACAGCaaaacccccaccaccaccaccccatctcCCTTCACACTCCCCCTCTCCGCACCCTGTCACCCCCCAGGAATTCACCAAGGAGGAGCCCAAGACGGACACGGACGTCTCCATcctgccccagctggagcactgcagCTCCACCAAGATGAACACCTGGCTCGGTGGGTGGGGAGGGACCCGGGAGAGTGCGAGATGGGCACAGctgagggtgtggggcaggactTCGGGGGTACAGGCAAGGTGGGGGACACAGGCACGTTATAAAGAGTCAAGGGGAGACCCAGGCACCCATGGGAGACAGGTGAAGGTCCCTCTTTGACCACTCATGGTTCCTCCCACCCCAGACCAGGTGAAGGTCCCTAGTTGACCACCCATggttcctcccaccccaggcccTGTGAAGGTTCCCACTTGACCAGCCATGGttctccaccagaccaggtggggGGGTCCCCGTTTGACCACCCATGGTTTCCTCACCTCAAACCAGGTGAAGGTCCCTCTTTGACCACTCACAGTTCCTCCCACCCCAGACCAGGTGAAGGCCCCTGGTTGACCACCCACGGTTCTCCACCAGACTAGATGGGGGGGTCCCTCTTTGACTACCCATGGTTGTGTTCTCCCCCCAGGGATATTTTACGGCTTCAaggggttgctgctgctgctgggcatcTTCCTGGCCTACGAGACCAAGAGCGTGTCCACGGAGAAGATCAACGACCACCGAGCAGTGGGCATGGCCATCTACAACGTGGCAGTAAGTCAGGGTGGCTGTGCCCACCCCCATCTTCACCCCACATTCCATATAGtgacccaccccccaaaaaaatcacccTTCCTCCCCAAAGGTCCTCTGCCTCATCACAGCGCCCGTCACCATGATCCTCAGCAGCCAACAGGACGCGGCCTTCGCCTTCGCCTCGTTGGCTGTCGTCTTCTCTTCCTACATCACCTTGGTCGTCCTCTTCGTCCCCAAGGTACCAATGGGGAAGGGGGTGATGGGGTCCAGGTTTTTCttctggggtggggaggaacagTCATCCTACGTCCTCCCCTTGTAGGGTCAAGGTGTTGCCTCTACAGACGTGGAGGCTTCTTCTCCAGTAGGGTCATGGAGTTGGTGATGACAGTcagcaggggacatgggggacaacTGGGTGTGGGTGTTGCTTGGAGCGGGGGAACACCATTGACAACCGGGGACCGTTGCAGATGCGCCGCCTCATCACCCGAGGGGAGTGGCAGTCGGAGCAGCAGGACACCATGAAGACGGGCTCCTCCACCAACAACAACGAGGAGGAGAAATCCCGCCTCTTGGAGAAGGAGAACCGGGAGCTGGAGAAAATCATCGCCGAGGTGGGTGTTGGCGGGGGGGTGACTAAGGTGTGGGGGTGACCAAGGTGGGGGGAAGCCCCAAAAAATGTGGTTTGGGGGTGGCCACCCCCCCCGAGGTGGGTTGTAGCTTCAGGGTTCTACCTTTAACCTATGCCAAGAGGGGTGGATCATCTCCGAGGCGCCAACACCTCAACAGGGGTTGATGTGGGAGGGGGGGTGACATGAAAGGGAGGGTGACGTGGGAGGGGTGGTCCCAACACCTTTAAGGGGGTGGTATCTGACaccttttcccctccccccatgGCCTAAATTTGTCACCTGGCAGAAGGAGGAACGTGTGTCGGAGCTCCGCCAGCAGCTCCAGGACCGCCAGCAGCTCCGGTCCCGCCGACGGTCGTCCAACCCCTCCCGGGAGGCTGACAACCATTTTTCCCCGGGGTTAAGCGCTGCCCCCGCCACCCCGGCCCCCTTCTACCAGCCCAACCTGCCCCTGGTCCGCTGCCTGGTCTCCGAACAGGCCGACAAGCTCGGCCGGGGCAACTGCGACGGGAGCCGTGTCCATCTCCTCTACAAGTGACACCCCCCACGACCCCCTGTGGAGGGCGGGGCTAAGAGCAGAGGGGCGGGGCTAATTGCTGAGGGGTGGGGTCGGTgggtggggctgggcagggagggcagagcctctTGGCCttattattgatttatttattttttaacgcGTCTCTTTGTCTTAACCTAGGGGACCGTGGCTCtggctgggtcccccccccctcctcccagggctccgggtgTCACCCACCCTCTGACTGTTGTCAGGCGGAAaactatggggtgggggggagaaggatgGGTCTTAATTAAGGGAGGGGCAAAGTGAGTGAGGGTTAACGATATGGaaagccccccccaaactcccctaCAGCCATCCCAGCTCCTAcagctgtcccctacagccatcCAACCACCCTTACAGCCATCTCCTACAGTCATTCCATGTCCCCTACAGCCATCCCAGCCCCCTTACAGCCATCTCCTACAGTCGTCCCCTCTCCTCTACAGCTGTTCCTTCTCCTGTACAGTCAACTCATCTCCCCTACAGCCATCTCCTACAGTCATCCCATCTCCCCTACAATCGTcccacctccctctctgctccaaCTGTAGCACACAGTCAGACAGTCCCTCCGACTCATTCGCCTTCAGCCTGTCCCTGCTACACCCCCATGCCATCCCCTCCATCGCCCCTGCGCTGTTGCGCACAACCGGCTCCCGGTGTAGCAACCAACTGCCCTGTTAAACCCCCCCGTTAACAGTGTTATTGTAGCCCGGTGTTGGTACAGGCGACGTGGGGACGCAGGATCAGGCCCAGGGATGCAGGTGGTTGTATCACAAGTGGTGATTCCTGTAGTTTAATGTCAGGCTGTAGTTTAGTCAGACTGTAGTGCACAACTTGTATGTACAATCAAATCGTATTGCACATCAGGATCGGTTACTGTAATGCGCGGTCCGGCTGTAGCCAACAGCTGGTTTGGGATCAGTTGTTGGTACAACCGGATTCGGGTTTTTTATGCTGTATCGTCCAACTGTAGCTCACAACTAGCTGTGGCGAGCTGTGAGCACAGGCGGAGAGTCTGTGGCTGGGGCTGTGCAGTCGAGGTCGGGTCCTGTAAGCGCAGACTGTTGTATCCGGGGTCTGGTTTCTCATATGTACAGTCGCACTTTAGTGGACAACCGGACCCTGCTTCTTCTCACCCAggtgttgtggtgttttttcagTGGGAGGGAACCACCCACTACCCCAAACACAGGCCTCgggtccctccccaggacaggggTACCCCTGAATGGCCAAGGGTACAGTCGTTCTCCAGGGATTAGGCTcagctttggggtggggggtgatggTGAATCCAAGGAAACGATCCCACTGATCCCAGCTGGTCCTGGGTCCAACTGTTCCTGGATTGGGCCTAATTCTGGATCCAGGCTGGTCATGGATCCGATTGTTTCTGGATCCAGAATACTCCTGGATCAGGACTGGTCCCGGATCTGACTGTTCCTGGATCCAGGCTGGTCCCAGGTCGGGGCTAGTCCCAGATCTGACTGTTCCTGGATCGAACCTGATCCTAGATCCAGGCTATGGTCCTGGATCTGACTGTTCCTGGGTCCAGCCATTCTTGGGTATGGCCTGATCCTTGATCCTGACAGGTCCTGGGTCCAGCTGTATGTGAATCTGATTGTTCTTGGGTTCAGCTGTTCCTGGAACCAGGCTGGGCCCAGATCCGCATACTGGATCCCGACTGGTCCCGGATCCGACTGTTCTTGGATCCAGGCTATTCCCAGATCCCACTGCTCCTGGCTCCAGTCTGCCCAGCAGCAGGCACAACCACCACAGCCGCTCCAGGGTGACAGCATTCACAGCCACACCACCCCCGTGTCCTTGCTTtgatgtcacccccccccccccccaaaacaaatccatgggggggaggggtgtagtgcctccccctccccagtggcTGCAGCATCGTgtcaaccccccccaaaacacaccttGTCCCCAAACACCGTCCCCACCCCGTGCCACCGGTACCGGGGACGGTGGCGataggggctggggaaggtggtggCCGTGCCAGgcaccacgggggggggggagaggggggaagaaaatTAAACACCCCGTCACCCCTAATCACCCCCAAACCCCCGTACACCACCAGGCAGAGATCCTCATTCCTCTCCCTCCACTGAACCAAAATCGGTGGTTTACAGCCCAAAAATCCAGCCGGCAACCAcaggacatggggggggggggggggggggggcaagttgggggaggggggggttgtcCTTGGGATCAGGGTTGGAAAAGCACAGTCAGCACCCAGGAAAACCACCCGGTTTAacacggggaggggagaggggggaagggctGGTCCTGTGTGTCCGTCcatccgtgtgtccccccccaaatcctgaccCCAAGGTGGtgcccgccccccaccccggagcCACACATGGGCAAGGACACAAGCTCCAAGACTTGTTCCCATGGGGGCCACCAAGAAGCTCTGGGGGTCACCAAGAAGCCCTGGGGGTCCATGACATGGAgaaagattgggggggggaggggagggggggggcacccctcTTAATATGGGGGCCAGCCCGACCCCCTCAAGGTGCTGTTTGTCTCCGGCCCCCCCTCGCCGCACCCCACgggctggaggaagaagaagaagactCCGCAGAAGACCAGCACCCCCGTCACCGTCAAGACCACGGTCAAGGCCACCGCTCGGTAGAGAAACCAGTGGTTGGAGCCCAAGGAGCGGTTGTCGGGGGGGTCGGGGGAGTCAGGGGGGTCGGGTGGCCCCAATTCCAGGCTGAGGGTGACAGTGGGGACCTCGTCGGGGGGTTTGGAATGGCGGGGGGACACGTAGAGGAGCCCCTTGGGCCGGTTGAAGCGGAC
It encodes the following:
- the GABBR1 gene encoding gamma-aminobutyric acid type B receptor subunit 1 produces the protein MSGGWPGGQACLPAVRMALEDINSRRDILPDYELRLIHHDSKCDPGQATKYLYELLYNDPIKIILMPGCSSVSTLVAEAARMWNLIVLSYGSSSPALSNRQRFPTFFRTHPSATLHNPTRVQLFKKWGWTKIATIQQTTEVFTSTLDDLDQRVKEAGLEITFRQSFFSDPAAPVRNLKRQDARIIVGLFYETEARKVFCEVYKEKLYGKKYVWFLIGWYADNWFRIKDPAINCTEAEMAEAVEGHVTTEIVMLNPENTRSISNMTSQEFIEKLQKRLGKNPEETGGFQEAPLAYDAIWALALALNKTSAELVKKGLRLEDFNYNNKNITDEIYRALNSSAFEGVSGHVVFDASGSRMAWTLIEQLQGGVYKKIGYYDSTKDNLSWYNNDKWIGGAPPADYTKVITTFRFLSQKLFISVSVLASLGILLAIICLAFNIYNGHVRYIQNSQPYLNNMTAVGCTLALAAVFPLGLDGYHIGPGLFPFVCQARLWLLGLGFSLAYGSMFTKIWWVHTVFTKKEEKKEKRKVSQTLEPWKLYATVGLLVGLDVVTLIIWQIVDPLHRTIEEFTKEEPKTDTDVSILPQLEHCSSTKMNTWLGIFYGFKGLLLLLGIFLAYETKSVSTEKINDHRAVGMAIYNVAVLCLITAPVTMILSSQQDAAFAFASLAVVFSSYITLVVLFVPKMRRLITRGEWQSEQQDTMKTGSSTNNNEEEKSRLLEKENRELEKIIAEKEERVSELRQQLQDRQQLRSRRRSSNPSREADNHFSPGLSAAPATPAPFYQPNLPLVRCLVSEQADKLGRGNCDGSRVHLLYK